A stretch of Primulina tabacum isolate GXHZ01 chromosome 13, ASM2559414v2, whole genome shotgun sequence DNA encodes these proteins:
- the LOC142521883 gene encoding uncharacterized protein LOC142521883 has translation MPPSRVFHRESDDRLGGGDRQEEEIPPPPPNQDASHHVLAGISRLLEQHVGNAAMVRPEVVYEWFKRMDPEDFSGTTDSFVAKGWTSSLEGDASLWWERADRGLNLVTLTLEDFNRLIFEKYFTADVRSRLKREFMSLHRGDSSVADFVQNFDKGSFRFEKSLKDIKLEMQRKRNLARLLSQQNKRPFTCLWFSGKCFKCREQGHIALNFPMFQALASERAYVMHAKEAELDTTLITGRIRLESVATNALLYFGATHSFISESFVSHLKVTTEQLNLGFRVMVPSGEEMLSSRVVSGVELEIKGYSIGAYLIVLPIPEFNIILGMDWLVANGASIDFRRRTVSFNPVDGESFLFEAARSTLMLRIIS, from the exons ATGCCTCCTTCAAGAGTTTTTCACAGAGAGAGTGATGATAGGTTGGGAGGAGGAGACAGGCAGGAAGAGGAgattccaccacctcctccaaaTCAGGATGCTAGTCATCATGTGCTAGCTGGTATTTCTCGACTACTGGAGCAGCATGTCGGAAATGCTGCGATGGTCCGACCAGAGGTGGTTTATGAGTGGTTCAAGAGGATGGACCCCGAGGACTTTTCTGGCACCACTGATTCGTTCGTGGCTAAGGGATGGACCAGTTCTTTGGAG GGTGATGCTTCCCTATGGTGGGAGAGAGCGGATCGAGGATTGAATCTGGTGACGTTAACTTTGGAGGACTTTAATAGGCTAATCTTCGAGAAGTACTTCACTGCTGATGTCCGTTCGAGGTTGaagagggagttcatgagtctccatCGGGGGGATTCTTCTGTTGCTGACTTCGTCCAGAATTTTGACAAGGGCT CCTTTAGATTTGAGAAGTCACTGAAAGACATCAAGTTggagatgcagcgcaagaggaATCTTGCTCGGCTGCTGAgtcagcagaataagaggccctTCAC GTGTCTGTGGTTCTCTGGGAAGTGCTTCAAATGTAGAGAGCAAGGGCATATCGCCCTCAATTTCCCTATGTTTCAGGCACTTGCATCTGAGAGGGCGTATGTTATGCATGCAAAGGAGGCTGAGCTAGACACTACTCTCATCACAG GAAGGATCCGTCTTGAGAGTGTAGCCACTAATGCGCTGTTATATTttggagctacacattcttttatttctgaaTCTTTTGTGAGCCATTTGAAGGTCACAACTGAGCAGTTGAATTTGGGATTTAGAGTTATGGTACCTTCGGGAGAAGAGATGTTGTCGTCTCGAGTGGTTTCAGGTGTGGAGCTCGAAATTAAAGGTTATTCTATTGGAGCatatcttattgtgcttccaaTTCCCGAGTTTAACATTATCTTGGGTATGGATTGGTTGGTagcaaatggagcttcgatcGACTTCCGTCGGAGAACCGTATCTTTTAATCCAGTCGACGGGGAGTCTTTCTTATTTGAGGCAGCTCGGAGCACTCTTATGCTGCGCATTATCTCTTGA